The following are encoded in a window of Prochlorococcus marinus str. MIT 1013 genomic DNA:
- a CDS encoding GIY-YIG nuclease family protein → MASYVYLIQNGDLFNIGFTNNLERTRIDLRPGELVAFLITEKPEPLIKNLRKAYVDSRLPGSDYYRLANSQVKECRSLLEGEGSNNYFQPFLKGTSLIIFFILSWFTLTYIIIEFAVDPILSKFS, encoded by the coding sequence ATGGCTTCATATGTCTATTTAATTCAAAACGGCGATTTATTCAATATTGGTTTTACTAATAACCTTGAACGAACAAGAATTGATTTAAGACCTGGTGAATTGGTTGCTTTTTTAATTACTGAAAAACCAGAACCACTTATTAAAAATCTTAGGAAAGCATATGTTGATAGCAGACTACCTGGTTCAGATTATTATAGGCTTGCGAATTCACAGGTAAAAGAATGCAGGTCTCTTCTAGAGGGAGAGGGATCGAATAATTATTTTCAACCTTTTCTCAAGGGTACAAGTTTAATTATATTCTTTATTCTTTCTTGGTTTACACTAACTTATATCATTATAGAGTTTGCTGTGGATCCTATCCTTAGTAAATTCAGCTAA
- a CDS encoding uridine kinase produces the protein MFSLLENYINNINNPIIIGFSGLPGSGKSTLGFWIDSVAKELSLDIKVISLDDFYLPGKEMDFAMRGNPWNVPRGFPGSHSLDLLHQSLDTFLKTGVLSSPTFDKSLRDGKGDRSGWCKLESKILILEGWFVGCYPVSDLYKIDDLDEDKFTLSLSQPEKDYRNVIQASLLEYSKIWKKFHKIWHLKSSNFDNTIIWKSQQENEMINLKGSGLKGKNLSDFIRMIQTAIPQQSLSFINSDTTVEINQIRRIEKLKTTKYHF, from the coding sequence TTGTTTTCTCTTTTAGAGAATTATATAAATAATATTAATAATCCAATAATTATAGGTTTTTCAGGGCTTCCAGGGTCAGGGAAATCTACTTTAGGCTTTTGGATTGACAGTGTAGCGAAAGAACTATCTTTAGATATAAAAGTTATATCTTTGGATGATTTTTATTTGCCTGGAAAAGAAATGGATTTTGCTATGAGGGGTAATCCATGGAATGTTCCTAGAGGTTTTCCAGGTAGTCACTCTTTAGATTTATTACATCAATCATTAGACACTTTTTTGAAAACTGGTGTTTTAAGCAGTCCTACTTTTGATAAGTCTTTAAGAGATGGAAAAGGAGATAGATCAGGGTGGTGTAAATTGGAATCTAAAATTTTAATTTTAGAAGGATGGTTTGTTGGCTGCTATCCCGTCTCAGATTTATATAAAATAGATGATTTGGATGAGGACAAATTTACTTTGTCCTTGAGTCAGCCTGAAAAAGATTATCGTAATGTGATTCAAGCATCATTGTTAGAATATAGTAAGATTTGGAAAAAATTTCATAAAATTTGGCATCTTAAATCTTCTAATTTCGATAATACTATTATATGGAAATCTCAACAAGAAAATGAAATGATTAACTTAAAAGGATCAGGATTGAAAGGTAAAAATTTATCGGACTTTATACGCATGATTCAAACTGCTATTCCACAGCAATCTTTATCTTTTATTAATTCAGATACTACAGTAGAAATCAATCAAATTCGTCGCATTGAAAAACTAAAGACAACTAAATATCATTTTTAA
- a CDS encoding STAS domain-containing protein, producing MTELQRLTVSLRGGFSQQNGCLVINFTGQLDAYSEKQFTTYINEVLASNQLSVVIDLTNIDFIDSCGLGAMVQAAKKCTQSKRSFNVVGNPRVIQTIKLVRLEEFLHLAPDLNTAIGKLSA from the coding sequence ATAACTGAATTACAACGACTTACTGTTTCTCTTAGAGGTGGTTTTAGCCAGCAAAATGGTTGTTTGGTGATTAATTTCACTGGTCAACTAGATGCATATTCAGAGAAACAATTCACAACTTATATCAATGAAGTTTTAGCTTCTAATCAACTATCAGTCGTAATTGATTTAACTAATATTGATTTCATTGATTCTTGTGGCTTAGGTGCCATGGTTCAAGCAGCTAAAAAATGTACTCAGTCAAAAAGATCATTTAATGTTGTAGGAAATCCTAGAGTCATTCAAACAATTAAACTTGTTCGATTAGAGGAATTCCTGCATTTGGCGCCAGATCTCAATACTGCAATTGGTAAATTATCAGCTTGA
- the trpD gene encoding anthranilate phosphoribosyltransferase, giving the protein MTPLNPISFSVILESLLSANDLTEEQSNYLMNSWLENKIEPVQTGALLAAFRAKGVSGDELSAMATILQDASITSSYLPTFDLVDTCGTGGDGANTFNISTAVAFVSAALGVKIAKHGNRSASGKVGSADVLENLGLPLNVSSEKIVEALKNLGITFLFAPSWHPSLVNLAPLRKSLGVRTIFNLLGPLVNPLKPKSQVLGVAKADLLDPISIALKGMRLKRAVVVHGAGGLDEASLAGPNQFRFLDKDVIRSEIITPSELGLTEISNESLKGDDLNTNSQILMSLLKGEGNKYHKEVVALNTALVLWVSGTEDDLSLGVKRSLDCLNTDKSWLLFKQLRDFLAT; this is encoded by the coding sequence ATGACCCCATTAAATCCTATATCTTTTTCAGTAATCCTTGAATCACTTCTTTCAGCCAATGATTTAACTGAAGAGCAGTCTAATTATTTAATGAATTCATGGCTTGAAAATAAAATTGAACCAGTTCAAACTGGAGCATTATTAGCAGCATTTAGAGCGAAGGGGGTTTCTGGTGATGAACTTTCGGCAATGGCGACAATCCTTCAAGATGCTTCAATAACATCATCATATCTACCCACCTTTGATTTGGTTGATACATGTGGAACTGGTGGAGATGGAGCTAACACCTTTAATATTTCCACAGCAGTTGCTTTTGTCTCAGCTGCCTTAGGAGTGAAAATCGCTAAACATGGAAATCGAAGTGCAAGTGGCAAGGTTGGATCAGCTGACGTATTAGAAAATTTAGGATTACCTCTAAATGTTTCTTCAGAAAAAATTGTTGAAGCTTTAAAGAATTTGGGTATTACATTTCTTTTTGCTCCTTCCTGGCACCCTTCGTTGGTAAATCTCGCTCCTTTAAGAAAAAGCTTAGGAGTTAGAACCATTTTTAATTTGCTGGGTCCATTAGTTAACCCACTTAAACCAAAGTCTCAGGTATTGGGCGTAGCCAAAGCTGACTTGCTTGATCCAATATCAATAGCTTTAAAAGGAATGAGGCTTAAAAGAGCTGTAGTTGTTCATGGTGCAGGTGGACTTGATGAGGCTTCACTAGCTGGGCCTAATCAATTTCGTTTCTTAGATAAAGATGTTATTAGATCTGAAATTATTACGCCTAGTGAACTTGGACTTACTGAAATCTCTAATGAAAGTTTGAAAGGTGATGACTTGAATACTAATTCTCAAATTCTAATGTCTTTACTTAAAGGAGAAGGAAATAAATATCACAAAGAAGTTGTAGCATTAAATACTGCTCTTGTTTTATGGGTATCAGGAACTGAGGATGATTTATCTTTAGGTGTCAAACGATCATTAGATTGTTTGAATACAGATAAATCATGGCTTCTTTTCAAGCAGTTAAGAGATTTTTTAGCCACCTAA
- a CDS encoding DUF3288 family protein, protein MNDAQNHPLYLTDRENLDRLCAIDSPTSNNFVELARLIIRYQDFKGAEDLNSDMEKLLKKWSINRDKLEALTRKLWSEGFRPTSHSSPDNVGSGFDTSDSSQV, encoded by the coding sequence ATGAACGATGCTCAAAATCACCCACTGTACTTAACAGATAGAGAAAATCTGGATCGTTTATGTGCCATAGATTCACCAACATCTAACAATTTTGTTGAACTAGCTAGATTAATCATTCGCTATCAAGATTTTAAAGGTGCTGAAGATCTTAATTCTGACATGGAAAAATTATTAAAAAAATGGAGCATTAATCGTGACAAATTAGAGGCACTAACAAGAAAACTTTGGTCAGAGGGATTTCGTCCTACAAGTCATTCAAGTCCTGATAACGTTGGTTCTGGATTTGATACGTCCGATTCATCTCAAGTCTAA
- a CDS encoding Mini-ribonuclease 3 yields MTDWIRSYKSTISPDGLGPLQLAWLGDAVWEMHQRLRYCNSPMRSKDLHNAVVNEVNASSQARAISKIEPFLTDTEKDFLRKGRNKAGRGPKNVDAATYAIATGFETIVGWLFLKNPNRLADLFDLLDRPIN; encoded by the coding sequence TTGACTGATTGGATTCGCTCTTACAAATCAACCATTTCTCCTGATGGTTTGGGCCCTCTGCAATTAGCTTGGTTAGGTGACGCTGTATGGGAAATGCACCAAAGGTTACGATATTGCAATAGTCCAATGCGCTCCAAGGATCTGCACAATGCGGTTGTTAATGAGGTGAATGCATCTAGCCAAGCGAGGGCAATCAGTAAAATTGAACCTTTTTTAACTGATACTGAAAAGGATTTCCTTAGAAAAGGTAGAAACAAAGCAGGAAGAGGTCCTAAAAATGTAGATGCAGCCACATATGCTATTGCGACCGGTTTTGAGACTATTGTTGGATGGTTGTTTCTGAAAAATCCCAATCGGCTTGCTGATTTATTCGATCTTCTAGATCGACCAATTAACTAG
- the msrA gene encoding peptide-methionine (S)-S-oxide reductase MsrA: MIKKISEYLTLIIDKLYADKSTEKLKKKMLHTILKNDVTAKTKDNEQEIFFGCGCFWGAEKGFWRLPGVVNTAVGYAGGEKDNPNYREVCSGLTGHTEVVRVVWNDSKIDLSDLLKLFWECHDPTQGNRQGNDSGSQYRSAIYTTSKDQLSKAIESKNSYQTELTNNGFGEITTEIQHDIKFYFAEDYHQQYLAKPGSRPYCSAMPTKVKFKDFTGANFKLNEKIWTNYNWDISHCILRGDNTPIESNL; encoded by the coding sequence ATGATTAAAAAGATAAGTGAATATTTAACATTAATAATTGATAAGCTATATGCTGATAAAAGTACAGAAAAGCTAAAGAAGAAAATGCTACATACAATATTAAAAAATGATGTAACAGCAAAAACAAAAGATAATGAGCAAGAAATATTTTTTGGATGCGGATGTTTTTGGGGAGCTGAGAAAGGTTTCTGGAGGCTGCCAGGTGTTGTAAACACAGCCGTTGGTTATGCCGGAGGCGAGAAGGATAATCCAAACTATAGAGAAGTATGTTCTGGCCTAACAGGTCATACTGAAGTCGTAAGAGTTGTTTGGAATGATAGTAAAATTGATCTAAGCGACTTACTAAAGTTATTTTGGGAATGTCATGATCCAACACAAGGTAATCGTCAAGGCAACGATAGTGGAAGCCAATATAGATCTGCGATTTATACGACAAGCAAAGATCAATTATCTAAAGCAATAGAAAGCAAAAATAGTTATCAAACAGAACTAACAAATAATGGTTTTGGTGAAATCACTACAGAGATTCAACACGATATTAAGTTCTATTTTGCTGAGGATTATCATCAACAATATTTAGCAAAGCCTGGCAGTAGACCATACTGCTCTGCGATGCCAACAAAAGTAAAGTTTAAAGACTTTACTGGGGCAAACTTTAAACTAAATGAAAAAATATGGACTAACTATAATTGGGATATAAGTCATTGTATTCTAAGAGGTGATAATACTCCGATTGAATCTAATTTATAA
- the yedP gene encoding mannosyl-3-phosphoglycerate phosphatase-related protein YedP has product MKNNSKYWIVTDLDGTLMDEDYDISPAKKTLKLLAEYNIPVIPCTSKTASEVRYFRKENGLSDPFIVENGAAVYGHYEKNSSEWELILGKSYKELKIILFNISKKVNYHLTPLNDLNNNQIYELTGLSDAGITRALDRRWSVPFLNPPDDIFEKVKLICDSYNVHVFKGNRMSHLLSSESHKGQAVNRLKVHLHNNDVKIIALGDSQNDLPLLEYADISIVIPGKNGPNKYLQNGIDEGSFRLANAPHAKGWSNSVQDVINSFH; this is encoded by the coding sequence ATGAAAAATAATTCAAAATATTGGATAGTTACAGATCTGGATGGGACATTAATGGATGAGGATTACGATATTTCTCCTGCTAAAAAAACCTTGAAGTTGTTAGCAGAATATAATATCCCTGTAATCCCCTGTACAAGTAAGACTGCATCGGAAGTTAGATATTTTAGAAAAGAAAATGGATTGTCAGACCCTTTTATTGTTGAAAATGGAGCGGCTGTTTATGGGCATTATGAAAAAAATTCGTCAGAATGGGAATTGATTTTGGGAAAAAGTTATAAGGAATTGAAAATTATTTTGTTTAATATATCTAAAAAAGTTAACTACCACCTAACCCCTTTGAATGATTTAAATAACAATCAAATATATGAACTTACTGGTTTATCTGATGCAGGTATTACTAGAGCTCTAGATAGGCGCTGGAGTGTTCCTTTCTTAAATCCTCCTGATGATATTTTTGAAAAAGTAAAGCTTATTTGTGATTCTTATAATGTTCATGTTTTCAAAGGGAATAGAATGAGTCATTTGCTTTCCAGTGAAAGTCATAAAGGTCAAGCAGTTAATAGATTAAAGGTTCACCTACACAACAATGATGTAAAGATTATTGCACTTGGTGATTCGCAAAATGATCTCCCTTTACTTGAATATGCTGATATATCTATTGTTATTCCTGGCAAGAATGGTCCGAATAAGTATTTACAGAATGGTATTGATGAAGGTTCTTTTAGGTTAGCTAATGCGCCTCATGCAAAGGGTTGGTCAAATAGTGTTCAAGATGTTATTAATAGCTTTCACTGA
- a CDS encoding ABC transporter ATP-binding protein: protein MAALRLDLIKNYLSPHKKNLIIGAFCLIFVNILSVAIPMEVRSIVDDLKEGFTFSYVLNKSTWLILLATVMGGARLISRQLVFGVGRQVEVSLRQKLFDRMLEQDPGWVQTIGTGEVITRATSDLENIRRLLGFTVLSLTNTLLAYTFTLPAMLSIDPLLTFFAISVYPVLLGTVGLFGGRMVKQRKRQQQALSELSELIQEDLSGFSAIKIYGQEKAEQKAFKKLNIRYRDAAINLARTASTLFPLLQGLSSISLLLLIAIGSGKLSGGSLTVGGLVALILYVERLVFPTALLGFTLNTFQLGQVSLERVEELLNNEPTIKDKDKTLNIIKPISGKLEARNLSIKYEDSARKILDKISFKIKPGEIVALVGPVGCGKTTLAKALGRMIKIDEGALFLDDNDVTDLKLKQLRSHIAIVPQEGYLFTETLSENIKYGNPKASLEKVKESAYEARMADDIKGFPDGLKTLVGERGITLSGGQRQRTALSRALLVNSKIIVLDDALASVDNKTASAILQTIKNQYSKTVLMISHQLSAAAACDRILVMSDGKIVQEGTHQFLIKKDGLYKSMWDREKAKEQLQADD, encoded by the coding sequence ATGGCTGCATTAAGACTAGATCTAATAAAAAACTATTTGAGTCCACACAAGAAGAATCTAATAATAGGGGCTTTCTGTCTGATTTTTGTAAATATTTTAAGTGTTGCAATTCCAATGGAAGTTAGAAGTATCGTTGATGACCTAAAGGAAGGATTCACATTTTCATACGTCTTAAATAAGTCGACATGGCTAATCCTTTTGGCAACAGTGATGGGGGGAGCAAGATTGATATCACGACAACTCGTATTTGGAGTGGGTAGACAAGTAGAAGTGTCATTAAGACAAAAATTATTTGACCGCATGTTGGAACAAGATCCGGGATGGGTTCAAACCATAGGGACTGGAGAAGTCATAACAAGAGCTACTAGCGATTTAGAAAACATTAGAAGGTTGCTTGGTTTTACAGTACTTAGTCTTACAAACACATTATTGGCATACACATTCACGTTGCCAGCAATGCTATCAATTGATCCACTTTTAACCTTTTTTGCAATATCCGTCTACCCAGTTTTACTTGGCACCGTTGGATTGTTTGGTGGAAGAATGGTCAAACAAAGAAAGAGGCAACAACAAGCCTTATCAGAATTAAGTGAACTAATCCAAGAAGATCTATCTGGCTTTAGCGCCATTAAGATTTATGGTCAAGAAAAAGCTGAACAAAAAGCATTCAAGAAATTAAATATTAGATATAGAGACGCTGCTATTAACCTTGCAAGAACTGCAAGTACTTTATTTCCACTACTTCAAGGTTTATCCTCAATCTCATTACTTCTACTTATTGCAATAGGGAGTGGGAAATTAAGCGGTGGAAGTCTTACAGTTGGGGGGTTAGTAGCTTTAATTCTTTATGTAGAAAGACTTGTTTTTCCAACAGCCTTGCTAGGTTTTACACTTAATACTTTTCAATTGGGCCAAGTAAGTTTAGAGAGAGTAGAAGAGCTACTAAATAATGAACCAACAATCAAAGATAAAGATAAGACTCTAAATATAATTAAGCCTATTTCAGGGAAATTAGAAGCAAGAAACTTATCAATAAAATATGAAGATTCTGCTAGAAAAATACTTGATAAAATTTCTTTTAAAATAAAACCTGGGGAAATAGTTGCTTTAGTAGGACCTGTAGGTTGCGGTAAAACTACATTAGCAAAAGCTCTTGGAAGGATGATAAAAATTGATGAAGGAGCATTGTTTTTAGATGATAATGATGTAACGGACTTAAAACTAAAACAGTTAAGAAGCCATATCGCCATAGTTCCTCAAGAAGGATATCTTTTTACAGAAACACTTTCAGAAAATATAAAATACGGTAATCCAAAAGCCTCCTTAGAGAAAGTCAAGGAATCAGCCTATGAAGCGCGAATGGCAGATGACATAAAAGGTTTTCCAGATGGTCTAAAAACACTTGTTGGTGAAAGGGGCATAACACTTAGCGGTGGACAAAGACAACGAACAGCACTGAGTAGAGCATTACTTGTAAATTCAAAAATAATTGTTCTTGATGATGCCTTAGCAAGTGTGGACAATAAAACCGCTTCGGCAATACTTCAAACAATAAAAAATCAATATAGTAAAACGGTATTGATGATTAGTCACCAACTATCAGCTGCTGCTGCGTGTGATCGAATATTAGTAATGAGTGATGGAAAAATTGTACAAGAGGGAACTCATCAATTCTTAATTAAGAAAGATGGTTTGTATAAAAGCATGTGGGATAGAGAAAAAGCAAAAGAGCAACTTCAAGCAGATGATTAA
- a CDS encoding sugar phosphorylase, with protein sequence MSELDSELDELRLSLREIYPDHSEQEINSVWSQLLQILDPFRVRNDTDEFVNESIWDSSSVVLITYPDSIYRKDQSTLKTLTEFVKNRLSGLSSVIHVLPFLPSTSDGGFAVSNHEKIEEAFGNWNDLKDLSSKHKIMADLVLNHVSSSHPWVHQFIKSEDPGMSYIVAPSETHIWDKVIRPRNSSLFTNINTNQGFKNVWTTFGPDQIDVDWRNPYIFLEFLKLLVKYVTNGADWIRLDAIAFIWKEPCTTCLHLEPVHSIVKLLNKCLKIIKPTAVLITETNVPEEENLSYLIEGNEANLAYNFTLPPLLLEAIYTGKTDLLNNWLSNWNELPKYTSLLNFTSSHDGIGLRALEGIMDDQRVHNLLVESEKRGGLVSHRRLSNGEDQPYELNISWWSAMTHNGPDKTLFQFERFLLSQVFTLSLKGVPAFYLPSILASPNDLDSFRKTGQRRDLNREKFEASKLLELLKNFESPASRNISYLTHIVKVRSRLKAFHPEASMKCISTNFDNCVILQRGLAEDSVYVICNMSNKCLSISPVNLLDSLELSSNKRLLDNITGSYLNTDIFKINPYQVVWLTLDE encoded by the coding sequence GTGTCTGAGTTGGATAGTGAATTAGATGAGCTGAGATTGTCTCTCAGAGAAATTTATCCCGATCACTCTGAACAAGAAATCAATTCAGTGTGGTCACAATTGTTGCAGATTCTCGATCCGTTTCGTGTAAGAAATGACACTGATGAATTTGTGAACGAGTCAATATGGGATTCTTCAAGTGTTGTTTTGATTACTTATCCAGATTCAATTTATAGGAAAGATCAATCAACTTTAAAAACATTAACTGAATTCGTAAAAAATAGATTAAGTGGCCTTTCTTCAGTCATACATGTTTTACCATTTCTTCCTTCTACAAGTGATGGTGGATTCGCTGTCTCTAATCATGAAAAAATTGAAGAAGCTTTTGGGAATTGGAATGATTTAAAAGATTTATCAAGTAAGCACAAAATAATGGCAGATCTTGTTTTAAATCATGTCTCTTCTTCACACCCATGGGTTCATCAATTTATTAAATCAGAGGATCCTGGTATGTCTTACATTGTTGCTCCCTCTGAGACTCATATTTGGGATAAAGTTATAAGGCCAAGAAATTCATCGCTCTTCACTAACATCAATACAAACCAAGGCTTTAAGAATGTTTGGACAACATTTGGGCCAGATCAGATTGATGTTGATTGGAGAAATCCATACATTTTTTTAGAGTTTTTAAAATTATTGGTAAAATATGTAACTAATGGAGCTGACTGGATTCGACTTGACGCAATTGCATTTATTTGGAAGGAGCCATGTACGACTTGTTTACATTTAGAACCAGTACACTCAATAGTTAAGCTTTTAAATAAATGCTTGAAGATTATTAAACCTACAGCTGTATTAATTACCGAAACTAATGTACCAGAGGAAGAAAATCTTTCTTATTTGATTGAAGGGAATGAAGCAAATCTTGCTTATAATTTTACTCTACCTCCTTTATTACTAGAAGCTATTTATACCGGGAAAACAGATTTGTTGAATAATTGGTTATCTAATTGGAATGAGTTGCCAAAGTATACATCTCTGCTCAATTTTACTTCTTCACATGATGGTATTGGATTGAGAGCATTAGAAGGAATTATGGACGATCAGAGAGTCCATAATCTCTTGGTCGAATCAGAGAAGCGCGGAGGATTAGTTAGTCATCGTCGCCTTTCAAATGGGGAAGATCAACCATATGAACTGAACATTAGTTGGTGGAGTGCGATGACCCATAATGGACCTGATAAAACCTTATTTCAATTTGAACGTTTTTTGCTCAGTCAGGTATTCACTTTATCTTTAAAAGGAGTTCCGGCTTTTTATCTTCCATCTATTTTAGCTTCTCCTAATGATCTTGATTCATTTAGAAAAACAGGTCAAAGAAGAGATTTAAATCGAGAAAAATTCGAAGCTAGTAAATTACTTGAGTTACTTAAGAACTTTGAATCTCCTGCTAGCAGAAATATTTCATATCTGACTCACATCGTTAAAGTTAGATCCAGACTTAAAGCCTTTCATCCTGAGGCGAGTATGAAATGTATTTCAACTAATTTTGATAATTGTGTAATTCTTCAAAGAGGTTTAGCGGAAGATAGTGTCTATGTTATTTGTAATATGTCTAATAAATGTTTAAGTATTTCACCAGTAAATCTACTTGATTCATTAGAATTAAGTTCTAACAAACGTTTACTAGATAATATTACAGGTTCTTATTTGAATACTGATATATTTAAAATTAATCCTTATCAAGTAGTTTGGCTTACATTAGATGAGTAG
- the carA gene encoding glutamine-hydrolyzing carbamoyl-phosphate synthase small subunit translates to MFFDSDSSAILLLEDGTYFEGLSFGAVGTITGEVVFNTGMTGYQEVITDPSYYGQLITFTYPEIGNTGVNSEDNESSHPSVKGVIARQVSKISSNWRHEISFEKWLKDENIVGIHGIDTRALVRHLRESGSLNGIISSDLNSSIAELFSLLQKSPSMSGLNLVDKVTTKTSFKFNTSCPVSFDKRIKNIQPIPYKVVAIDFGIKKSILDRLVAHGCEVTVLPANAEISDVLALSPEGVFLSNGPGDPSTVHSGIKLAKNLIEYKKLPVFGICLGHQILGLALGGKTFKLSYGHRGLNHPCGLKGKVEITSQNHGFALNSESLNPKKIKITRLNLNDQTVAAISVIDKPFFGVQYHPEASPGPHDADHHFNHFVTLIEERRIIVD, encoded by the coding sequence ATGTTTTTTGATTCTGATAGCTCTGCAATATTGTTATTAGAGGATGGTACCTATTTTGAAGGATTATCTTTTGGTGCAGTAGGAACTATTACTGGAGAAGTAGTATTTAATACTGGTATGACAGGATATCAGGAGGTCATAACTGATCCAAGTTATTATGGTCAGCTTATTACTTTTACCTACCCAGAAATTGGAAATACTGGAGTAAATTCTGAGGATAATGAATCATCACATCCCTCCGTTAAAGGTGTAATAGCTCGTCAAGTCTCAAAAATTTCTAGTAACTGGAGACATGAAATTTCGTTTGAAAAGTGGCTAAAAGATGAAAATATTGTTGGAATTCATGGAATAGATACAAGAGCACTTGTTAGACATTTAAGAGAGTCTGGTTCTTTGAATGGAATTATTTCATCAGATTTAAACTCTTCAATAGCAGAATTATTTTCACTTTTACAAAAATCCCCTTCAATGAGTGGTCTGAATCTTGTAGATAAAGTAACAACGAAAACCTCTTTTAAATTTAATACAAGTTGTCCGGTTTCATTTGATAAGAGAATTAAAAATATTCAACCAATTCCATATAAAGTTGTCGCTATAGATTTTGGGATAAAGAAATCTATATTAGATCGATTAGTTGCGCATGGTTGTGAAGTAACTGTCTTACCTGCAAATGCAGAAATATCCGATGTTTTGGCTTTATCCCCTGAAGGTGTTTTCCTTTCTAATGGCCCTGGTGATCCCTCCACAGTTCATAGTGGTATTAAACTTGCTAAAAATTTAATTGAATACAAAAAATTACCTGTATTTGGAATCTGCTTAGGACATCAGATCCTAGGATTAGCTCTAGGTGGAAAAACATTTAAACTTTCTTATGGGCATAGAGGTTTAAATCATCCATGCGGATTGAAAGGAAAAGTTGAAATTACAAGTCAAAATCATGGTTTCGCTTTGAATTCAGAATCTCTGAATCCCAAAAAAATAAAAATTACACGATTAAATTTGAATGACCAAACAGTGGCCGCTATTTCAGTAATTGATAAGCCTTTCTTTGGTGTTCAATATCATCCCGAGGCAAGCCCAGGACCTCACGATGCTGATCATCATTTTAATCATTTCGTAACCTTAATAGAAGAACGACGAATAATCGTGGATTAA
- a CDS encoding undecaprenyl-diphosphate phosphatase, translating to MSEEIPPYLFIYLKSFFLGIIQGFTEFLPISSTAHLKVVPYFLGWSDPGVSFSASIQLGSAVAIIYYFRNQISSIIEAYFSFFNHRKVSKDANTRLAIYIFVASIPICFFGFIIKIYWPNYSDSNFRGLFSISIISILMALLLALGEIYGKRKKLFNDINLKDIILLGLAQSLAIFPGVSRSGITLTSALFSGIDRKTAARLSFLVGIPAISISGLVESFTLFRTLSPIDILPTIIGILSSFFSSLIAIELFLKYLAKNNSFVFVYYRLAFGLFILSAL from the coding sequence ATGTCTGAAGAAATTCCTCCTTATCTTTTTATTTACCTTAAATCATTTTTCTTAGGCATTATTCAAGGTTTTACTGAGTTTCTTCCAATTAGTAGTACAGCTCATTTGAAAGTTGTTCCTTATTTTTTGGGATGGAGTGATCCTGGTGTCTCATTTTCCGCTTCTATTCAATTAGGAAGCGCAGTGGCTATTATTTATTATTTTCGAAATCAGATTAGTTCAATTATTGAAGCTTATTTTTCGTTTTTTAATCATCGCAAAGTTTCCAAAGACGCTAATACTAGACTTGCCATTTATATATTTGTAGCCAGCATCCCAATATGTTTTTTTGGTTTTATTATTAAAATATATTGGCCCAATTACTCTGATTCGAACTTTAGAGGTTTGTTTTCCATCTCTATTATATCTATTCTTATGGCGCTATTGCTAGCTCTTGGAGAAATTTATGGTAAAAGAAAAAAGCTATTTAATGATATTAATTTAAAAGATATTATTTTGTTAGGCCTTGCTCAATCTCTAGCTATATTTCCTGGAGTTTCTAGATCTGGTATTACTTTGACCTCAGCTTTGTTTTCTGGTATTGATAGAAAAACAGCCGCTAGACTTTCTTTTTTAGTTGGTATCCCAGCTATTTCTATCTCAGGACTTGTTGAATCTTTTACTTTGTTTAGAACATTATCTCCAATAGATATTTTACCTACAATTATTGGGATTTTATCATCCTTCTTTTCTTCATTAATTGCTATTGAATTGTTTCTTAAGTACTTGGCTAAAAATAATAGTTTTGTTTTTGTCTATTATCGTTTAGCTTTTGGTCTTTTTATATTGTCAGCTTTATAA